One region of Xylanimonas ulmi genomic DNA includes:
- a CDS encoding NAD-dependent epimerase/dehydratase family protein, which translates to MTTCNPQSILFIGGSGVISHASVARAVERGHRVTVLNRGRSSQRPLPDGIETLVADATDHDAVDAALAGREFDVVAQFRAFTPDHVARDVARFTGRTGQYVFISSASAYQKPPARMPVTESTPLVNPFWQYSRDKIAGEDVLVRALREHGFPATIVRPSHTYDRTLIPTTGAWTDVARMRAGKPVVVHGDGTTQWTLTHTRDFAVGFVGLLGNPLAVGDTFQIMGTHAPTWNQIYTWLAAAAGVREPELVHVASETIARVLPEDAAGLLGDKAHSMVFDCAKVRALVPEFATTITYDEAAFEQVAWYDAHPQAQQVDAAQDAAFDRLVAHARSL; encoded by the coding sequence ATGACCACGTGCAACCCCCAGTCGATCCTGTTCATCGGCGGCAGCGGCGTCATCAGCCACGCCAGCGTCGCCCGCGCCGTCGAGCGCGGCCACCGCGTGACGGTGCTCAACCGCGGCCGCTCGTCCCAGCGCCCCCTGCCCGACGGCATCGAGACGCTCGTCGCCGACGCGACCGACCACGACGCCGTCGACGCCGCCCTGGCCGGCCGCGAGTTCGACGTCGTCGCGCAGTTCCGCGCCTTCACCCCCGACCATGTCGCGCGCGACGTCGCGCGCTTTACGGGACGCACCGGCCAGTACGTGTTCATCTCCAGCGCCTCGGCCTACCAGAAGCCGCCCGCGCGCATGCCGGTCACGGAGTCGACGCCGCTGGTCAACCCGTTCTGGCAGTACTCGCGCGACAAGATCGCGGGCGAGGACGTGCTGGTGCGCGCGCTGCGCGAGCACGGCTTCCCCGCCACGATCGTGCGCCCCTCGCACACCTACGACCGCACGCTCATCCCCACCACGGGCGCCTGGACCGACGTCGCCCGGATGCGCGCCGGCAAGCCCGTCGTCGTGCACGGCGACGGCACGACGCAGTGGACGCTGACGCACACGCGGGACTTCGCCGTCGGGTTCGTGGGGCTGCTCGGCAACCCGCTCGCAGTCGGCGACACCTTCCAGATCATGGGCACGCACGCCCCGACGTGGAACCAGATCTACACGTGGCTGGCCGCGGCCGCCGGGGTGCGCGAGCCCGAGCTCGTGCACGTCGCGAGCGAGACGATCGCGCGCGTGCTGCCCGAGGACGCCGCGGGGCTGCTGGGCGACAAGGCGCACTCGATGGTGTTCGACTGCGCGAAGGTGCGTGCGCTCGTGCCCGAGTTCGCCACCACGATCACCTACGACGAGGCCGCGTTCGAGCAGGTCGCGTGGTACGACGCGCACCCGCAGGCGCAGCAGGTCGATGCCGCGCAGGACGCCGCGTTCGACCGCCTGGTGGCGCACGCCCGGTCCTTGTGA
- a CDS encoding LacI family DNA-binding transcriptional regulator, translating into MVTVRDVARVAGVSISTVSRALSAPEKVAAQTRDRITAIADDLGYQPNRAAAGLRAGRTGAVGLLVPDLANPYFAAVAKGAAAGARAHGLGVFVVDSEEDLRLEVDLLRSLAAQTDGVILASPRALDADRPAAGGKPVVVVNQEGPLAVGVDNAGGVSLALEHLRALGHRRIAYVGGPAVSWSDAQRRAALATAAGTGVEVVALGAHSPTVDGGAAAAASVIASHATAAITFNDVVAVGLVRAVRARGLRVPEDLSVLGFDDTFLAPLVTPALTSVGADLREIGRRAVDLLVGRLAAGTTEGPTRRLLLPATLAVRESTARPRA; encoded by the coding sequence GTGGTCACGGTTCGCGACGTCGCCCGTGTGGCGGGCGTCTCCATCTCGACGGTCTCACGCGCGCTCTCGGCCCCCGAGAAGGTGGCCGCGCAGACCCGCGACCGCATCACCGCCATCGCCGACGACCTGGGCTACCAGCCCAACCGCGCCGCGGCGGGCCTGCGCGCGGGCCGCACCGGCGCCGTCGGCCTGCTGGTGCCCGACCTCGCCAACCCGTACTTCGCCGCCGTCGCCAAGGGAGCCGCCGCGGGCGCGCGCGCCCACGGGCTCGGGGTGTTCGTCGTCGACTCCGAGGAGGACCTGCGCCTGGAGGTCGACCTGCTGCGCAGCCTCGCCGCACAGACCGACGGCGTCATCCTGGCCTCGCCGCGCGCGCTCGACGCCGATCGCCCGGCCGCGGGCGGCAAGCCCGTCGTCGTCGTCAACCAGGAGGGCCCGCTGGCCGTCGGCGTCGACAACGCGGGCGGTGTGAGCCTCGCGCTCGAACACCTGCGGGCGCTCGGGCATCGGCGGATCGCATACGTCGGCGGACCGGCGGTGTCCTGGTCGGACGCGCAACGGCGTGCCGCGCTCGCCACGGCCGCCGGGACCGGCGTCGAGGTCGTCGCGCTCGGCGCCCACAGCCCCACCGTCGACGGCGGCGCCGCGGCCGCCGCCTCGGTCATCGCCTCGCACGCCACCGCGGCGATCACCTTCAACGACGTCGTCGCGGTCGGCCTGGTGCGCGCCGTGCGCGCGCGTGGGCTGCGCGTGCCCGAGGATCTGTCGGTCCTCGGGTTCGACGACACGTTCCTGGCTCCGCTCGTGACGCCCGCGCTGACGAGCGTCGGCGCCGACCTGCGCGAGATCGGACGCCGCGCCGTCGACCTGCTCGTGGGCCGGCTCGCCGCCGGGACCACCGAGGGGCCGACGAGGCGCCTGCTGCTGCCGGCCACGCTCGCGGTGCGCGAGTCGACGGCGCGCCCCCGCGCGTAG
- a CDS encoding ABC transporter permease — MARQNEVVDLVPSTVGSGSSLAPAGGWPIDHRVEQKLHRKDSWGVALRKDWRIYTFVVLPILFLVVFRYVPMFGNIIAFRRYRPGGSPIGDEWVGFQYFDLFIHNPQFWTVFWNTVILGGLWLIIGFPLPIILALMLNELRSRKLKRTVQTISYLPHFLSIVIVAGIVFQLVSVEGTVNQILGWFGADPIPFMQRPEFFRAIYILSEAWQTVGWGTILYLAALTTIDDQLYEAARIDGANRWKQTWHVTLPGIRPTIVVLLILNIGTFMAVGFEKVLLLQNPLIYSTADVLNTYLYRVGIQTGQFSYATAIGLFESLIGLVLVLSANFTSRKLVGASLW, encoded by the coding sequence GTGGCGCGTCAGAACGAGGTGGTCGACCTCGTGCCGTCGACGGTGGGGTCGGGGTCCAGCCTCGCGCCCGCCGGAGGCTGGCCGATCGACCACCGGGTGGAGCAAAAGCTCCACCGCAAGGACTCGTGGGGCGTGGCCCTGCGCAAGGACTGGCGGATCTACACGTTCGTCGTGCTGCCGATCCTCTTCCTCGTCGTCTTCCGGTACGTGCCGATGTTCGGCAACATCATCGCGTTCCGGCGCTACCGGCCGGGCGGGAGCCCCATCGGCGACGAGTGGGTCGGCTTCCAGTACTTCGACCTGTTCATCCACAACCCGCAGTTCTGGACGGTGTTCTGGAACACCGTGATCCTGGGCGGCCTGTGGCTGATCATCGGCTTCCCGCTGCCGATCATCCTCGCGCTCATGCTCAACGAGCTGCGCTCGCGCAAGCTCAAGCGCACCGTCCAGACCATCTCCTACCTGCCGCACTTCCTGTCGATCGTCATCGTGGCCGGCATCGTGTTCCAGCTCGTCTCGGTCGAGGGCACGGTCAACCAGATCCTCGGCTGGTTCGGGGCCGACCCGATCCCGTTCATGCAGCGACCCGAGTTCTTCCGGGCCATCTACATCCTGTCGGAGGCATGGCAGACGGTGGGCTGGGGCACGATCCTCTACCTCGCCGCGCTGACCACGATCGACGACCAGCTCTACGAGGCCGCACGCATCGACGGCGCCAACCGGTGGAAGCAGACCTGGCACGTCACGCTGCCGGGCATCCGCCCCACGATCGTCGTCCTGTTGATCCTCAACATCGGCACCTTCATGGCCGTCGGGTTCGAGAAGGTCCTGCTGCTGCAGAACCCGCTCATCTACTCGACCGCCGACGTGCTCAACACCTACCTGTACCGCGTCGGCATCCAGACGGGTCAGTTCTCCTACGCCACGGCGATCGGCTTGTTCGAGTCGCTGATCGGCCTCGTCCTCGTCCTCTCCGCGAACTTCACGTCGCGCAAGCTGGTGGGAGCCTCGCTGTGGTGA
- a CDS encoding MFS transporter, with product MNTSLDQAAPPRSRPRVRLVPRGASRLSWLTLLNTWITWALNVVTFTMLYNLGALIIEEFHLSPAAWGWLIAGYLGMRVVFDLPLTILSDRLGNGWRRRTVWFPVMIVYSILAALVAVPGLTDTLLGLFLLLAGIALGTTASEAIGVVATVEWWPREHRGFAVGLHHTGYPIGAMLGGFFTSWVLSTFGEDSWRYAYLIGLATLPFAVWYWFLSRRHNFETVTRETLARGLTPSVAETHDKVTVRSCLEVLRNRSVLIVAACALLFQAMQNVFQSSYPQYLKFVGGYSFATVASLSVLWGITGAFFQYLWPTLTDAIGRKWFILFAGAIQALVFVLLPVSTSLFGIVAVQLLYGVTLNAVFPVLFSTASDIGGRRTGSVLGVVFTALWLGGVAGSLLASQVLERNGGFANAGAYYIVYGIMVGFSLLIIVLRAFAPETNPVRRAVTGRVGVR from the coding sequence GTGAACACCTCGCTCGACCAGGCCGCCCCACCCCGCTCCAGGCCGAGAGTCCGGCTCGTCCCGCGCGGCGCCTCACGGCTGAGTTGGCTGACGCTGCTCAACACATGGATCACGTGGGCGCTCAACGTCGTGACGTTCACGATGCTGTACAACCTCGGCGCGCTGATCATCGAGGAGTTCCACCTCTCGCCCGCGGCATGGGGCTGGCTCATCGCGGGCTACCTCGGCATGCGGGTTGTCTTCGACCTCCCGCTGACGATCCTCAGCGACCGCCTGGGCAACGGTTGGCGGCGTCGCACGGTGTGGTTCCCCGTCATGATCGTCTACTCGATCCTCGCCGCGCTCGTCGCGGTTCCGGGACTGACCGACACCCTGCTGGGCCTCTTTCTCCTCCTAGCCGGAATCGCCCTCGGAACAACCGCGAGTGAGGCGATCGGCGTCGTCGCGACCGTCGAGTGGTGGCCGCGCGAGCACCGGGGCTTTGCGGTCGGACTCCATCACACCGGGTACCCCATTGGCGCGATGCTGGGCGGGTTCTTCACGTCATGGGTCCTGTCGACCTTCGGGGAGGACTCCTGGCGCTACGCCTACCTCATCGGGCTGGCGACGCTGCCGTTCGCAGTCTGGTACTGGTTCCTGTCCCGGAGGCACAACTTCGAGACGGTGACCCGCGAGACCCTCGCTCGGGGCCTGACCCCGTCGGTGGCCGAGACCCACGACAAGGTCACCGTGCGCAGTTGCCTCGAGGTGCTCCGCAATCGGTCCGTGCTCATCGTGGCTGCGTGTGCGCTCCTGTTCCAGGCGATGCAGAACGTGTTCCAGTCGAGCTACCCGCAGTACCTCAAGTTCGTCGGCGGCTACAGTTTCGCGACGGTCGCCTCACTGAGCGTCCTGTGGGGCATCACCGGCGCGTTCTTCCAGTACCTGTGGCCGACGCTCACCGACGCCATCGGGCGCAAGTGGTTCATCCTCTTCGCTGGAGCGATCCAGGCGTTGGTGTTCGTGTTGTTGCCCGTCTCGACGAGCCTGTTCGGGATCGTCGCCGTCCAACTGCTCTACGGGGTCACGCTCAACGCCGTCTTCCCGGTGCTGTTCTCGACGGCGTCGGACATCGGCGGGCGCCGCACCGGGTCCGTTCTCGGCGTCGTGTTCACTGCCCTGTGGCTGGGCGGCGTCGCTGGGTCACTTCTGGCGTCTCAGGTGCTCGAGCGCAACGGCGGATTCGCGAACGCCGGCGCCTACTACATCGTGTACGGCATCATGGTCGGCTTCTCGCTTCTGATCATCGTGCTGCGCGCGTTCGCCCCGGAGACCAACCCTGTTCGCCGTGCCGTGACGGGTCGGGTGGGTGTCCGATGA
- a CDS encoding carbohydrate ABC transporter permease produces MVTDLDAAPDIARVRTSLTQIKDTRGTRVFRVVNGVILAIVCVLMLYPFLNIVAKAFSAESYIAAGQVNVIPRGFNLTTFNAVMSDAMFWTNYKNTVVYTVVGTVIAMLLTTTFAYALSRKHLRGRNGFIGIAVFTMFFSGGLIPNYILVAQWLHMRNTLWAIVLPGAISVFNLLVMKSFFDGFPSELEEAAALDGMSTYGVFFRIVLPLSKAILATMTLFYAVTQWNSWFSAFLYLDQKSLFPVMMYLRNLIAAASGSTEVTGDMQDAVQIGANIQSVTMLLTVLPIICVYPFIQKYFVSGVMLGSVKG; encoded by the coding sequence GTGGTGACCGACCTCGACGCCGCCCCGGACATCGCACGCGTCCGCACCTCGCTCACCCAGATCAAGGACACCCGCGGCACCCGCGTCTTCCGCGTGGTCAACGGCGTCATCCTCGCGATCGTCTGCGTGCTGATGCTGTACCCGTTCCTCAACATCGTCGCCAAGGCGTTCTCGGCCGAGAGCTACATCGCGGCCGGCCAGGTCAATGTGATTCCGCGCGGGTTCAACCTCACGACCTTCAACGCGGTCATGAGCGACGCGATGTTCTGGACCAACTACAAGAACACCGTGGTCTACACCGTCGTCGGCACGGTCATCGCCATGCTCCTGACGACGACATTCGCGTACGCGCTCAGCCGCAAGCACCTGCGCGGGCGCAACGGGTTCATCGGCATCGCCGTCTTCACCATGTTCTTCAGCGGCGGCCTGATCCCGAACTACATCCTCGTCGCGCAGTGGCTGCACATGCGCAACACCCTCTGGGCCATCGTGCTGCCGGGCGCCATCTCGGTGTTCAACCTGCTCGTGATGAAGTCGTTCTTCGACGGCTTCCCCTCCGAGCTGGAGGAGGCGGCGGCGCTCGACGGCATGTCGACCTACGGGGTCTTCTTCCGGATCGTGCTGCCGCTGTCCAAGGCCATCCTCGCGACGATGACCCTCTTCTACGCGGTCACCCAGTGGAACTCGTGGTTCAGCGCGTTCCTGTACCTCGATCAGAAGAGCTTGTTCCCCGTGATGATGTACCTGCGCAACCTCATCGCGGCCGCCTCGGGAAGCACCGAGGTCACGGGTGACATGCAGGACGCCGTGCAGATCGGCGCGAACATCCAGTCCGTCACGATGCTGCTCACGGTGCTCCCGATCATCTGCGTCTACCCGTTCATCCAGAAGTACTTCGTCTCCGGAGTCATGCTCGGCTCGGTCAAGGGCTGA
- a CDS encoding extracellular solute-binding protein, which produces MRKIRRGSAALASVATLALALTACSSGGDDNASPNETGGTSEATIDDAHSVGAMDDFAAGTTFKATEPVDFSLMYRDHPNYPVKDDWSILQHLDSDHNVTFTRTDVPLADWDNKKSLLIGSGDFPEIVPVTYAGQETQFVASGALLPVSDYLQYMPNFEQKVKDWGIQAELDTHKQEDGKLYILPGLREVPDVQYSVLINEEMWEKAGITEDPATWDDFAEDLKKVKDANPEIKYAFSDRWNQTPSPLGAFLQMTAPNFKTEAGWDQAAMTFDQDAKKFEVAGTSANYKDLVTYVSGLVSDGTLDPEITQTDDQAIQKFITGQSATISGNTQYSTDIGAKLADAGKSDLKMRLLTLPAGPKGDNLRGSQLTSGVMISAKAKDDPHFKALLQYIDWQYFSDEGLEFAQWGVEGETFQKGSDGARTLLPGIDWNGINPDAGDNPKLLNTDFGYSNGVFMLANGSTRDLVQSVMAQDTKDWVNSILDRKTLLPVKPSAGLNEAELEQTSLLETQVKDAVNTATAEFITGKKSLSDWDAYVAQIDGLGGSQLTELYNTAYQRSQG; this is translated from the coding sequence ATGAGAAAGATCCGCAGGGGCTCGGCAGCTCTGGCGTCGGTCGCCACGCTCGCCCTCGCCCTGACTGCCTGCTCCTCGGGCGGCGACGACAACGCGTCGCCGAACGAGACTGGGGGCACGTCCGAGGCCACCATCGACGACGCCCACTCCGTGGGCGCGATGGACGACTTCGCGGCGGGCACGACGTTCAAGGCGACCGAGCCGGTCGACTTCTCGCTCATGTACCGCGACCACCCGAACTACCCGGTGAAGGACGACTGGTCGATCCTCCAGCACCTGGACTCCGACCACAACGTCACCTTCACGCGCACCGACGTGCCGCTGGCCGACTGGGACAACAAGAAGTCGCTGCTCATCGGCTCGGGTGACTTCCCCGAGATCGTCCCGGTCACCTACGCCGGCCAGGAGACGCAGTTCGTCGCCTCGGGCGCGCTGCTGCCCGTGTCGGACTACCTGCAGTACATGCCGAACTTCGAGCAGAAGGTCAAGGACTGGGGCATCCAGGCCGAGCTCGACACCCACAAGCAGGAGGACGGCAAGCTCTACATCCTGCCCGGCCTGCGCGAGGTGCCGGACGTCCAGTACTCCGTCCTCATCAACGAGGAGATGTGGGAGAAGGCGGGCATCACCGAGGACCCGGCCACGTGGGACGACTTCGCCGAGGACCTCAAGAAGGTCAAGGACGCGAACCCGGAGATCAAGTACGCGTTCTCCGACCGCTGGAACCAGACGCCCTCCCCGCTCGGCGCCTTCCTGCAGATGACCGCCCCGAACTTTAAGACCGAGGCGGGCTGGGACCAGGCCGCGATGACGTTCGACCAGGACGCCAAGAAGTTCGAGGTCGCGGGCACGTCGGCCAACTACAAGGACCTGGTGACCTACGTCTCCGGGCTCGTGAGCGACGGGACGCTCGACCCGGAGATCACGCAGACCGACGACCAGGCGATCCAGAAGTTCATCACCGGCCAGTCGGCGACCATCTCCGGCAACACGCAGTACTCCACCGACATTGGCGCCAAGCTCGCCGACGCCGGCAAGTCCGACCTCAAGATGCGTCTGCTCACGCTGCCCGCCGGCCCGAAGGGCGACAACCTGCGCGGCTCGCAGCTGACCTCGGGCGTCATGATCTCGGCCAAGGCCAAGGACGACCCGCACTTCAAGGCGCTGCTGCAGTACATCGACTGGCAGTACTTCAGTGACGAGGGCCTCGAGTTCGCCCAGTGGGGCGTCGAGGGCGAGACCTTCCAGAAGGGCTCCGACGGCGCCCGCACGCTGCTGCCCGGCATCGACTGGAACGGCATCAACCCGGACGCCGGCGACAACCCGAAGCTGCTGAACACCGACTTCGGCTACTCCAACGGCGTGTTCATGCTCGCCAACGGATCGACGCGTGACCTGGTCCAGTCGGTCATGGCTCAGGACACCAAGGACTGGGTCAACTCGATCCTCGACCGCAAGACCCTGCTGCCGGTCAAGCCGTCGGCCGGCCTCAACGAGGCCGAGCTCGAGCAGACGTCGCTGCTCGAGACCCAGGTGAAGGACGCCGTCAACACCGCGACGGCCGAGTTCATCACCGGCAAGAAGTCGCTGAGCGACTGGGACGCCTACGTCGCGCAGATCGACGGACTGGGCGGCTCGCAGCTCACCGAGCTCTACAACACCGCCTACCAGCGGTCGCAGGGCTGA
- a CDS encoding LacI family DNA-binding transcriptional regulator: MSSPSAEQTEHASGRAAPTIAQIAQEVGVSVPTVSKVLNGRADVAATTRSRVEAALERHHYQRRKAAPPPEGSGLVDLVFHRLGSAWSMEIIRGVEDAAAAHHMSVILSELGGQHRPPQAWLDATLLRPPVGVLMVASRLAPAQQRVLARRSIPFVVIDTDGEPPKDVPTVGSDNWNGGLAATRHLLALGHRRIAAVSGPTDMLCSRARLDGFRSAHAEAGVAVDDSLILPGNFYVETGYRAGRELLSRPDRPTAVFAGSDMQALGVLRAAHELGLSVPRDVSVVGYDDLSLAEWATPALTTVRQPLMEMGALATRMLIDLVEERSPQSLRINLTTELVVRESTAPPA, from the coding sequence ATGTCGTCACCCAGCGCAGAGCAGACCGAGCACGCCTCGGGACGCGCCGCCCCCACGATCGCTCAGATCGCCCAGGAGGTCGGCGTCTCCGTCCCGACCGTCTCCAAGGTGCTCAACGGCCGCGCCGACGTCGCCGCCACCACCCGCTCCCGGGTCGAGGCCGCGCTGGAGCGACACCACTACCAGCGTCGCAAGGCCGCGCCTCCCCCCGAGGGCAGCGGCCTGGTCGACCTCGTCTTCCACCGGCTCGGCTCCGCCTGGTCGATGGAGATCATCCGCGGGGTCGAGGACGCCGCCGCCGCGCACCACATGAGCGTCATCCTGTCCGAGCTCGGCGGCCAGCACCGCCCACCCCAGGCCTGGCTCGACGCCACCCTCCTGCGCCCGCCGGTCGGCGTGCTCATGGTCGCCTCACGCCTGGCGCCCGCCCAGCAGCGCGTGCTCGCACGCCGCTCGATCCCGTTCGTCGTCATCGACACCGACGGCGAGCCGCCCAAGGACGTGCCGACGGTCGGATCCGACAACTGGAACGGCGGCCTGGCGGCCACGCGCCACCTGCTCGCCCTCGGACACCGCCGCATCGCCGCGGTGAGCGGCCCCACCGACATGCTGTGCTCGCGCGCCCGCCTCGACGGGTTCCGCAGCGCGCACGCCGAGGCCGGCGTCGCCGTCGACGACTCGCTCATCCTGCCCGGCAACTTCTACGTCGAGACGGGCTACCGCGCCGGGCGCGAGTTGCTGTCGCGCCCCGACCGCCCGACGGCGGTGTTCGCCGGGTCCGACATGCAGGCCCTGGGCGTGCTGCGCGCCGCCCACGAGCTCGGCCTGAGCGTGCCGCGCGACGTGTCGGTCGTGGGCTACGACGACCTGTCCCTCGCCGAGTGGGCCACCCCGGCGCTCACGACCGTGCGCCAGCCCCTGATGGAGATGGGCGCGCTGGCCACGCGCATGCTGATCGACCTGGTCGAGGAGCGCAGCCCGCAGTCCCTGCGCATCAACCTCACCACCGAGCTCGTGGTCCGCGAGTCGACCGCGCCACCCGCGTAG
- a CDS encoding M24 family metallopeptidase, producing the protein MTAALLDERTSRIAAALRASGARFAVLSGYDSVFYATGLLVPQELGVPFVAGGPDIAVVTPDGATWLIIPRMRASAAYASRADHVVEYGDDTLGTVTPISRYVQAVRTVVQTVAPSGRGGVLVETGSLTGAVADLLRARGHTLVDGTDAIWAARKVKTAAEMEALRNCALLTSAAQREARRAARAGRTELEVFSDLRAVWDSALGHRCEVTGDFLSGSERTAGIVGWATDRVLRESDPIITDLAPRLDGYWGDSASTFVLGEAQRPLRSMHAAVTRALDAGIAAIRPGITAHALDEVVRSALAREGHSYPHHTGHSVGAASHEFPTIAPGVDVPLEEGMVILLEPGAYDPAVGGVRLEWMIYVGPDAGEVMSDFPLEL; encoded by the coding sequence ATGACCGCCGCACTCCTCGACGAGCGCACGAGCAGGATCGCCGCCGCGCTGCGCGCTTCGGGTGCGCGGTTTGCTGTGCTCAGCGGGTACGACTCCGTCTTCTACGCAACCGGACTGCTCGTCCCGCAGGAACTCGGGGTCCCATTCGTGGCTGGTGGGCCGGACATCGCCGTCGTCACCCCCGACGGAGCGACGTGGCTCATCATCCCCCGAATGCGCGCGAGTGCGGCCTACGCCTCGCGCGCCGACCACGTCGTCGAGTATGGCGACGACACTCTCGGAACCGTCACGCCCATCAGTCGGTATGTCCAGGCCGTCCGCACCGTGGTTCAGACCGTGGCGCCGAGCGGAAGAGGCGGCGTCTTGGTCGAGACCGGGTCGCTGACAGGCGCCGTGGCCGACTTGCTGCGCGCCCGTGGCCACACGCTTGTCGACGGCACCGACGCGATCTGGGCGGCGCGGAAGGTCAAGACCGCCGCGGAGATGGAGGCGCTGCGGAACTGTGCCCTGCTGACATCGGCGGCTCAGCGCGAGGCGCGTCGCGCCGCTCGCGCTGGGCGCACTGAGCTCGAGGTGTTCTCCGACCTTCGCGCCGTGTGGGACAGCGCCCTCGGGCACCGGTGCGAGGTGACGGGTGACTTCCTCTCCGGATCTGAGCGCACCGCGGGAATCGTGGGCTGGGCAACCGATCGGGTCCTGAGGGAGAGCGACCCGATCATCACCGATCTGGCTCCCCGCCTGGACGGCTACTGGGGCGACAGCGCCTCCACGTTCGTCCTCGGCGAGGCACAACGCCCGCTGCGTTCGATGCACGCCGCCGTCACGCGCGCACTCGACGCCGGCATCGCGGCGATCCGCCCGGGGATCACAGCGCACGCGCTGGACGAGGTCGTACGCTCGGCGCTCGCCCGAGAGGGCCATTCCTATCCCCACCACACCGGACACAGCGTCGGCGCCGCCAGCCATGAGTTCCCGACGATCGCGCCGGGGGTCGACGTCCCTCTGGAGGAGGGCATGGTCATCCTGCTCGAACCGGGCGCCTATGACCCTGCCGTTGGCGGAGTACGCCTTGAGTGGATGATCTACGTCGGCCCTGACGCCGGCGAGGTGATGAGCGACTTCCCCCTCGAACTGTGA
- a CDS encoding GH39 family glycosyl hydrolase yields MSSVIVPSQPIGALSDAWRKVVGTGEFVLGLRRDYLDSLAVVQAEIGFGHLRGHGIFHDWMGLVRQYDAAGHVGTRYVWTYLDQIVDAYLEVGIKPFLELGFMPQALASGDETVFWWRGNITPPRDYAEWGALVRATLRHLIDRYGLAEVRTWPIEVWNEPSLKEFWQGASKSEYFRLYDQTAFAVKDVDADLRVGGPATSPESDDWYLPFAEHVAASGAPVDFFSFHAYATGPAQHVPFGVYQTLRHPSTLLEQFARPRTLLTGTALERLPMHVTEFNTSYRPDNPVHDTAYNAAYLAPTLVGGGDLVDSFAYWTFSDMFEEQGVPASIFHGGFGLLTHRQIKKPTFHLYAFMAAMGPDILARGHDHLVTRDHNGRVAILAWQPVGGTDDPAEPDHHHLSLSVPVAHPDGTVPATAYAHRSRVNDESGNAFTAWQHMGRPATPTSRQLDDLHAAAEPTITHQSLPLDPTTGRAEITLTLARHEITLLQLTPVHDETPPWLDDARILGR; encoded by the coding sequence GTGAGCAGCGTCATCGTTCCCTCTCAGCCGATCGGCGCCCTGAGCGACGCCTGGCGCAAGGTCGTCGGGACCGGCGAGTTCGTCCTCGGCCTGCGTCGCGACTATCTCGACTCGTTGGCGGTGGTGCAGGCGGAGATCGGGTTTGGCCATCTTCGGGGTCATGGGATCTTCCATGACTGGATGGGGTTGGTGCGTCAGTACGACGCGGCGGGTCATGTGGGCACGCGCTATGTGTGGACGTATCTGGATCAGATCGTGGACGCGTATCTGGAGGTCGGGATCAAGCCGTTCCTCGAGCTGGGGTTCATGCCCCAGGCGTTGGCCTCGGGCGATGAGACGGTGTTCTGGTGGCGGGGGAACATCACCCCGCCGCGCGACTACGCCGAGTGGGGCGCGTTGGTGCGCGCCACGCTGCGGCACCTGATCGACCGGTACGGGCTGGCCGAGGTGCGCACCTGGCCGATCGAGGTGTGGAACGAGCCGTCGTTGAAGGAGTTTTGGCAGGGCGCCTCGAAGTCGGAGTACTTCCGCCTGTATGACCAGACCGCGTTCGCGGTCAAAGACGTCGACGCGGACCTGCGGGTGGGGGGCCCGGCCACCTCCCCGGAGTCGGACGACTGGTACCTGCCGTTCGCCGAGCATGTGGCCGCCTCGGGCGCCCCGGTCGACTTCTTCTCCTTCCACGCCTACGCGACCGGCCCGGCCCAGCACGTCCCGTTCGGGGTGTACCAGACCCTGCGCCACCCCTCGACGCTGCTGGAGCAGTTCGCCCGCCCCCGCACTCTCCTGACGGGCACCGCGCTCGAGCGCCTGCCGATGCACGTGACCGAGTTCAACACCAGCTATCGGCCCGACAACCCGGTCCACGACACCGCCTACAACGCCGCCTACCTCGCCCCGACCCTGGTCGGCGGCGGCGACCTCGTCGACTCCTTCGCCTACTGGACCTTCTCGGACATGTTCGAGGAGCAGGGCGTGCCCGCCTCGATCTTCCACGGCGGGTTCGGGCTGCTGACCCACCGCCAGATCAAGAAGCCCACCTTCCACCTGTACGCGTTCATGGCCGCCATGGGCCCCGACATCCTGGCCCGCGGCCACGACCACCTCGTCACCCGCGACCACAACGGCCGCGTCGCCATCCTGGCCTGGCAGCCCGTGGGCGGCACCGACGACCCCGCCGAGCCCGACCACCACCACCTGTCCCTGTCCGTGCCCGTGGCCCACCCCGACGGCACGGTCCCGGCCACCGCCTACGCCCACCGCTCACGCGTCAACGACGAGTCGGGCAACGCGTTCACCGCCTGGCAGCACATGGGCCGCCCCGCCACCCCGACCTCACGCCAGCTCGACGACCTGCACGCCGCGGCCGAGCCCACCATCACCCACCAGTCCCTCCCCCTGGACCCGACCACCGGCCGCGCCGAGATCACCCTCACCCTCGCCCGCCACGAGATCACCCTCCTCCAACTCACCCCGGTCCACGACGAGACCCCGCCATGGCTCGACGACGCCCGCATCCTGGGCCGCTGA